In a single window of the Pseudodesulfovibrio profundus genome:
- a CDS encoding metallophosphoesterase family protein: protein MRLAVISDTHLHSPEPWLERVYNQWLAPADVLVHCGDITTFDTWSFFMQHDRFLCVRGNCDWEPRLVEQLDPMLTAQVGPLTIAATHGWGPRSQVPVKVAQAFGPEYDLVCYGHTHAQDWSVIEGVQLLNPGSLGESRSLAIVTISDDGAMDCEFIDAS from the coding sequence ATGCGGTTAGCCGTTATTTCCGACACGCACCTCCACTCCCCCGAGCCATGGCTCGAGCGGGTCTACAACCAGTGGCTCGCCCCTGCGGACGTGCTGGTTCACTGTGGCGATATCACCACTTTCGATACATGGTCCTTTTTCATGCAGCATGACCGCTTCCTATGTGTGCGTGGAAACTGCGACTGGGAGCCTCGACTGGTGGAACAGCTAGACCCGATGCTCACGGCACAGGTTGGCCCGTTGACCATTGCCGCAACCCACGGCTGGGGTCCGCGATCCCAGGTTCCCGTCAAGGTAGCCCAGGCATTCGGGCCGGAATACGATCTGGTCTGCTACGGTCACACACATGCCCAGGACTGGTCCGTCATTGAGGGCGTTCAGTTGCTGAACCCCGGCTCGCTCGGAGAATCCCGCTCTCTCGCCATCGTTACCATCTCCGACGATGGGGCCATGGACTGCGAATTCATCGACGCATCCTGA
- a CDS encoding MlaE family ABC transporter permease: MTEKAQKSSLSLALPASMFWKVVDEIGGMTLFLLEAVVLIFAGMGQFAKSVRQIYFIGVQSVTVIALIGLFTGMVMGMQLYYALSTFGADGFLGTSVALAMVRELAPVLTAIMLTGRAGSAMTAEIGVMRISEQIDALTIMDINPMRYLVAPKLVACLISFPILTAFFNLIAMWGGWLTGVKLLEANEGVYWSSLQTSLNWADIEGGFIKSIVFGVLVCTICCFEGYWTHTRSGHAGPEGVSQSTTNAVVKSCVIILAADYVLTSLLW; this comes from the coding sequence GTGACGGAAAAAGCACAAAAAAGCTCTCTCAGCCTTGCACTGCCCGCCAGCATGTTCTGGAAAGTGGTGGACGAAATCGGTGGAATGACCCTCTTCCTGCTGGAAGCGGTCGTGCTGATTTTCGCCGGCATGGGGCAGTTTGCGAAGTCCGTTCGCCAGATATACTTCATTGGTGTCCAGTCGGTGACCGTCATCGCCCTCATCGGCCTGTTCACGGGCATGGTCATGGGCATGCAGTTGTATTATGCGCTCTCCACGTTTGGAGCAGACGGCTTCCTCGGCACCAGTGTCGCGCTGGCCATGGTCCGAGAGCTGGCCCCAGTGCTGACCGCCATCATGCTCACGGGCCGGGCCGGATCAGCCATGACCGCTGAAATCGGTGTCATGCGCATTTCCGAACAGATCGACGCGCTGACCATCATGGACATCAACCCCATGCGCTATCTGGTTGCGCCCAAGTTGGTTGCCTGCCTCATCAGCTTTCCCATCCTCACCGCCTTCTTCAACCTCATCGCCATGTGGGGCGGCTGGCTTACCGGCGTCAAACTCCTCGAAGCCAACGAAGGTGTCTACTGGTCCAGCCTGCAAACATCGCTCAACTGGGCCGACATCGAAGGCGGCTTCATCAAGTCGATTGTTTTCGGCGTACTGGTCTGTACCATATGCTGTTTTGAGGGCTACTGGACCCACACCCGATCCGGCCATGCCGGTCCTGAAGGCGTGAGCCAGTCCACCACCAACGCGGTGGTCAAATCCTGTGTCATCATTCTTGCGGCGGACTACGTGTTGACGTCGCTCCTGTGGTAG
- a CDS encoding MlaA family lipoprotein: protein MKHRLILSSVLALLLCFGISTAAIADTTLPADAPVVALTDTGEGDLYGEDLFDGEYEEDEKHMVADPFYGFNYAMFYFNDFMYHNVFKPVATGYAWVVPAQPRRWVRNFFTNMLYPVRFVNNVLQGKFDAAYMETSMFIANTTWGFLGFGDFTSTMKRNWLPEKPTADGLGQTLGKWGFGHGAYLVWPFIGPSSIRDSVGWLGDSYLDPLTYGELSLIEFGAIRAYKNLNSLSLQLTGNEYEVMTEGAVDKYAAVRDAYIRFRAKKVEE, encoded by the coding sequence ATGAAACACCGTCTGATACTCAGCTCCGTTCTCGCTCTTCTCCTGTGCTTCGGCATCTCGACTGCGGCTATCGCAGATACGACCCTGCCGGCAGATGCGCCCGTTGTGGCCCTGACTGACACAGGCGAGGGCGACCTCTATGGCGAAGACCTTTTCGACGGTGAATATGAAGAAGATGAAAAACACATGGTTGCTGATCCCTTTTACGGTTTCAACTACGCCATGTTCTACTTCAACGACTTCATGTACCATAATGTTTTCAAGCCCGTAGCCACCGGATACGCCTGGGTGGTCCCTGCGCAGCCCAGACGCTGGGTTCGCAACTTCTTCACCAACATGCTCTACCCTGTTCGCTTCGTGAACAACGTATTGCAGGGCAAGTTTGACGCGGCTTACATGGAAACATCCATGTTCATCGCCAACACGACCTGGGGTTTCCTCGGTTTCGGCGACTTTACCTCGACCATGAAGCGCAACTGGCTGCCGGAAAAACCGACGGCCGACGGTCTTGGGCAAACCCTCGGCAAATGGGGTTTTGGGCATGGCGCCTACCTTGTATGGCCGTTCATCGGCCCGTCATCCATCCGTGACAGTGTCGGTTGGCTTGGTGATTCCTACCTCGACCCACTCACCTATGGCGAACTCTCACTCATCGAGTTCGGAGCCATTCGCGCATACAAAAACCTGAACTCGCTTTCCTTGCAGCTCACCGGTAACGAATACGAAGTCATGACCGAAGGCGCTGTAGACAAATACGCCGCAGTTCGTGACGCATACATCCGATTCCGAGCCAAGAAGGTCGAGGAATAA
- a CDS encoding ABC transporter ATP-binding protein, translating to MSAPSIRTEKLAIGYGEKVIAKDLDLEFPGNKLSMIVGGSGSGKSTLLRHILNLQPPLGGKIFIGGHDISDLTRNERHCIRQRTGVLFQDGALLGSLRVKDNMALPLREHTRLSEKQIMRIVEDRLTMVGLGHAMELFPNELSGGMRKRAGLARALVMDPQVLFCDEPTSGLDPVMSAELDHLLLDMMCNFDMTMIVVTHDLPSMRNLADHVVVLGEQRALFQGDIETLKKTEDPYLRSFLDRAAPERSAPRLTLPPLSQDVLKRNCDSIMGEKDSAPKDRTC from the coding sequence ATGAGCGCTCCAAGCATACGCACAGAAAAGCTCGCCATAGGGTACGGCGAAAAGGTCATCGCCAAGGACCTCGATCTCGAATTCCCCGGCAACAAGCTGAGTATGATTGTCGGCGGTTCAGGCTCGGGCAAATCCACATTGCTGCGCCACATCCTCAATCTCCAGCCACCGCTCGGAGGAAAAATTTTCATTGGCGGGCATGACATCAGCGATCTCACGCGCAACGAGCGTCATTGCATCCGCCAGCGCACCGGCGTCCTCTTTCAGGATGGCGCACTGCTCGGTTCACTCCGGGTCAAGGACAACATGGCCCTGCCCCTGCGGGAACACACCCGCCTCAGTGAAAAGCAGATCATGCGCATTGTCGAAGACCGCCTGACCATGGTCGGCCTGGGCCACGCCATGGAACTCTTCCCCAATGAACTTTCCGGCGGCATGCGCAAACGGGCCGGACTGGCTCGTGCGCTGGTCATGGACCCCCAGGTTCTCTTTTGTGATGAACCGACCTCCGGCCTTGATCCGGTCATGTCTGCCGAGTTGGACCACCTCCTTCTGGATATGATGTGCAACTTCGACATGACCATGATCGTTGTCACCCATGACCTCCCGAGCATGCGCAACCTTGCGGATCATGTGGTCGTCCTTGGCGAACAACGCGCGCTCTTCCAGGGCGACATCGAAACCCTGAAGAAAACGGAAGATCCGTACCTACGCAGTTTTCTCGATCGGGCCGCACCCGAACGCAGTGCCCCCAGACTGACGCTGCCACCATTGAGCCAGGATGTGCTCAAACGCAACTGTGACAGCATCATGGGTGAAAAAGATTCAGCTCCAAAGGATAGAACATGTTGA
- a CDS encoding DVU0772 family protein codes for MSDENSCKQWLNEVNWDMIHEDAVTLYLEWGNNNYRDAMRSPVTKSGEYSIYFAIDTWEEPKVVLMKMDNYGSTILCAKKIPDDLAKELKEEIKGIKGILELTPSIKEWLMKELEA; via the coding sequence ATGAGCGATGAAAATAGCTGCAAGCAATGGCTGAATGAAGTCAACTGGGACATGATTCACGAAGATGCAGTGACACTGTACCTTGAGTGGGGCAACAACAATTATCGCGACGCCATGCGCTCGCCTGTCACCAAGAGTGGCGAATACTCCATTTATTTCGCCATCGATACCTGGGAAGAGCCGAAGGTTGTTCTCATGAAGATGGACAACTACGGCTCCACCATCCTGTGTGCCAAGAAGATCCCCGACGATCTCGCCAAGGAACTGAAGGAAGAGATCAAGGGCATCAAGGGCATCCTTGAACTGACGCCGTCCATCAAGGAATGGCTCATGAAGGAACTGGAAGCCTAG
- a CDS encoding IS3 family transposase (programmed frameshift) has translation MEDKSKQRVRRTQRDYTMAFKLSVVAQVEKGEMTYKQAQALYGIQGRSTVLKWLRKHGTLDWSKSMVHSRKDPKARETPVQKIKRLEKELEEEKIKTALLNKMIEISDREFGTSIRKKPYPRAARSLQRERQISLSACCRQLGVSRQSVYQAEKRHDAREAMYQEAKAMVLNVRTRMPRLGTRKLYHLLKDAFSAKGIRLGRDGLFSLLRREHMLIKRRKNYTKTTNSKHWLKKHPNLLKDVQPRCPEQVFVSDITYVNTREQTCYLSLVTDAFSRKIMGYNVSRDLSAESTTKALDAAVENKRRRVNTIHHSDRGLQYASSVYQRKLQESGMVPSMTDGYDCYQNALAERMNGILKQEFMVTKCNDFAELNTLVRESVEIYNSQRPHLSLGMRTPNDVHESGCGASPTA, from the exons ATGGAAGACAAATCCAAACAGCGAGTTAGACGCACCCAACGCGATTACACGATGGCCTTTAAATTGTCGGTTGTGGCACAGGTGGAAAAGGGCGAGATGACGTACAAGCAGGCTCAGGCTCTTTATGGTATTCAAGGGCGAAGCACTGTGCTGAAGTGGCTCAGGAAGCACGGCACCCTTGATTGGAGCAAGTCCATGGTACATTCCCGAAAAGACCCAAAAGCCAGAGAAACACCGGTCCAGAAGATCAAACGGCTGGAGAAAGAGCTTGAGGAAGAAAAGATCAAGACCGCGCTTCTCAATAAAATGATTGAGATTTCCGACCGCGAGTTTGGGACTTCTATAAGAAAAAAGC CTTACCCCCGAGCTGCACGAAGTCTTCAGAGAGAAAGACAAATAAGCTTGTCTGCTTGTTGCAGGCAGCTCGGGGTCAGTCGGCAGTCCGTGTATCAGGCTGAAAAGCGCCATGATGCACGGGAAGCCATGTATCAGGAGGCAAAGGCCATGGTCCTGAACGTGCGGACCAGGATGCCCCGCCTTGGGACTCGAAAGCTGTACCACCTGTTGAAGGACGCATTTTCCGCAAAGGGAATCAGGCTCGGACGTGATGGGTTGTTTTCCCTGCTGCGGCGAGAGCATATGCTCATCAAGCGACGGAAAAACTATACAAAGACAACCAACTCGAAGCATTGGCTAAAAAAGCATCCCAACTTGTTGAAAGATGTTCAACCGAGATGTCCTGAGCAGGTGTTCGTAAGCGACATTACCTACGTGAATACACGTGAGCAAACATGCTATCTGTCGCTGGTGACAGATGCATTCAGCCGGAAGATAATGGGATACAACGTGAGCCGGGATCTCAGTGCGGAAAGCACAACCAAAGCGCTGGACGCGGCAGTTGAAAACAAGCGAAGGAGGGTGAATACAATTCACCATTCAGATCGAGGACTCCAATACGCTTCTTCGGTCTACCAGAGAAAACTCCAGGAATCCGGCATGGTTCCTTCCATGACAGATGGCTATGACTGCTATCAAAATGCCTTGGCGGAACGGATGAATGGAATTCTGAAGCAAGAGTTCATGGTCACCAAATGCAACGACTTTGCAGAGCTCAATACCCTGGTGAGGGAATCCGTTGAGATATACAATTCACAACGGCCACATCTCAGCCTAGGAATGAGAACGCCAAACGATGTACACGAATCAGGCTGTGGGGCTAGCCCCACAGCCTGA
- a CDS encoding DUF3124 domain-containing protein — translation MTGRLANLFFGIMAVLLFSVPADAGRKVDVSSGQKVYVPVYSHIYQGPKNRPYYLSAMLSIRNVDAVNTIVVSSVKYLDDDGKIIKSFFDQPISIPPMATKEVFIPERDTSGGSGANFIVIWEADKQVSVPIIQAVMIGTASTQGISFVCDGVAIEEN, via the coding sequence ATGACTGGACGTTTGGCGAACCTGTTTTTCGGGATAATGGCCGTGCTGCTGTTCTCCGTGCCTGCGGATGCCGGGCGCAAGGTGGATGTATCCAGCGGGCAGAAAGTGTACGTCCCCGTGTATTCCCATATCTATCAGGGACCAAAGAATCGTCCATACTATCTGTCCGCCATGCTCTCCATTCGGAATGTGGACGCCGTGAACACCATTGTGGTTTCGTCGGTCAAATACCTTGATGACGACGGCAAGATCATCAAGAGTTTTTTTGATCAGCCCATTTCCATACCGCCCATGGCGACCAAAGAGGTTTTCATCCCCGAACGCGACACATCGGGCGGGTCCGGTGCCAACTTCATTGTTATATGGGAAGCGGACAAGCAGGTTTCAGTGCCCATTATTCAGGCTGTCATGATCGGTACCGCCTCCACACAGGGGATATCCTTTGTGTGCGATGGGGTGGCCATCGAAGAGAACTAA
- the mlaD gene encoding outer membrane lipid asymmetry maintenance protein MlaD, with protein MLKLKKETAVGVFVLVGLLAVSYMSFKLGNVRIFGDNYYTVEANFTDISGLKVHAPVQMYGVKIGTVETIGLDQENGVANVHMLIDKSVELTDDAIVSVKTNGLIGDKYLKITPGGLGEPIGHGDTLFDTNPALDMEDLISKFAFGDVTK; from the coding sequence ATGTTGAAATTGAAAAAGGAAACCGCAGTGGGCGTCTTCGTCCTGGTAGGCCTTCTCGCCGTCTCGTACATGAGCTTCAAGCTCGGTAATGTGCGCATTTTCGGCGACAATTACTATACAGTAGAAGCAAATTTCACTGATATTTCAGGCTTGAAAGTCCATGCTCCCGTCCAGATGTACGGCGTCAAGATCGGCACTGTCGAGACAATAGGTCTGGATCAGGAAAACGGCGTCGCCAATGTGCACATGCTCATTGACAAGAGCGTCGAACTGACGGATGACGCCATTGTGTCCGTCAAAACAAACGGACTCATCGGCGACAAGTATCTCAAAATAACTCCGGGCGGACTGGGCGAACCGATTGGACATGGCGACACGCTGTTCGACACCAATCCGGCGCTCGATATGGAAGACCTTATCAGCAAGTTCGCTTTCGGAGATGTGACCAAATAG
- the argJ gene encoding bifunctional glutamate N-acetyltransferase/amino-acid acetyltransferase ArgJ → MHIPKGYRFAATKASFKYEGKLDLGAIVSDTPAIAAGVFTTNKFKAAPVLQCQEMLADGRKMSGFLMNSGQANACTGDQGRANCRETLNLAAKALGVPADELLPASTGVIGAQFDLAKWEAAMPALASSLGEVGPEETAKAIMTTDTVHKIAETSFEIDGNEVRLLGICKGAGMISPNMATMLSFIVCDADISTEAWQTMLTDCVNLTINRVTVDGDTSTNDCVMALANGASGVAIETEEEYILLRKHLLTILEDLAYKIVMDAEGGTKVAFIQVSGAKTDHDAELVARAVGNSPLVKTALFGSDPNWGRIVCAAGYSGANFNAEDLVLKIGGILVFRNGTPEPGDMDDLLAPIMAERDIVIHLDIGEGSGSSMLLASDLTKEYVAINADYRS, encoded by the coding sequence ATGCATATACCTAAAGGATACCGTTTCGCCGCAACCAAGGCGTCTTTCAAATATGAAGGCAAACTCGATCTCGGGGCCATTGTCAGCGACACCCCGGCCATTGCCGCCGGCGTATTCACCACCAACAAATTTAAGGCCGCACCGGTTCTTCAGTGCCAGGAGATGCTGGCGGACGGCCGCAAGATGTCCGGCTTTCTGATGAACTCCGGGCAGGCCAACGCATGCACCGGCGACCAAGGCCGAGCTAATTGTCGGGAAACCCTCAATCTGGCAGCCAAGGCACTTGGCGTTCCTGCCGATGAATTGCTCCCGGCTTCCACCGGCGTCATCGGTGCCCAGTTCGACCTGGCCAAATGGGAAGCGGCCATGCCCGCCCTGGCATCTTCTCTGGGCGAAGTCGGCCCGGAAGAAACCGCCAAGGCGATCATGACCACTGACACGGTGCACAAGATTGCCGAGACCTCCTTTGAGATTGACGGAAATGAAGTCCGCCTTCTCGGCATCTGCAAGGGAGCAGGCATGATTTCGCCCAACATGGCGACCATGCTCTCGTTCATCGTCTGCGATGCGGATATCTCCACCGAAGCGTGGCAGACCATGCTGACCGATTGCGTGAACCTGACCATCAACCGCGTCACCGTGGACGGCGACACCTCCACCAACGATTGCGTCATGGCCCTTGCCAACGGTGCCTCCGGTGTAGCCATTGAGACCGAGGAAGAGTACATCCTCCTGCGCAAGCACCTGCTGACGATTCTGGAGGATTTGGCCTACAAGATCGTCATGGATGCCGAGGGAGGCACCAAAGTCGCGTTCATCCAGGTGTCCGGTGCCAAGACCGACCACGACGCCGAACTGGTGGCCCGTGCCGTGGGCAACTCCCCGCTGGTCAAGACCGCGCTGTTCGGCTCCGATCCCAACTGGGGGCGCATCGTTTGCGCTGCCGGTTATTCCGGGGCGAATTTCAATGCCGAAGACCTTGTCCTCAAAATCGGCGGCATTCTCGTGTTCCGCAACGGCACCCCCGAACCCGGCGACATGGACGACCTGCTTGCCCCGATCATGGCCGAACGGGATATCGTCATCCACCTTGATATTGGCGAAGGTTCCGGCAGCAGCATGCTCCTTGCCTCGGACCTGACCAAGGAATACGTTGCCATCAATGCGGACTACCGCAGCTAG
- a CDS encoding HD domain-containing protein, protein MADMKGRDRTTRIVDFLNECGMLRKTPRTGYQFLGSGSENVAEHSFRTAVIGHVLALMAGADVARTTYMCLFHDLHEARTGDFNYVNRIYNNSDRTMALKHATGGTGMEEEILSYWEELEETATLEAKLAQDADQLDFILILKEELDMGNKYAGEWLKIAVQRVRTEWGQEIAETIVKTDHKDWWFLGPDPAWWTRKNGKKK, encoded by the coding sequence ATGGCGGACATGAAAGGTCGGGATAGAACGACCAGAATCGTAGATTTTCTGAATGAGTGCGGCATGCTTCGCAAGACGCCCCGCACGGGGTATCAATTTCTCGGGTCCGGCAGCGAGAACGTTGCCGAGCACTCGTTCCGCACCGCGGTCATCGGCCATGTGCTGGCCCTGATGGCCGGAGCGGATGTGGCCCGCACGACATACATGTGCCTTTTCCATGATCTGCACGAAGCGCGGACCGGCGATTTCAACTACGTCAATCGCATCTACAACAATTCCGATCGGACCATGGCATTGAAACACGCCACGGGCGGCACAGGAATGGAAGAGGAAATCCTCAGCTACTGGGAAGAGCTGGAAGAAACCGCCACCCTTGAAGCCAAACTGGCTCAGGACGCTGATCAACTTGATTTTATCCTCATTCTCAAAGAAGAATTGGACATGGGGAACAAGTATGCCGGGGAATGGTTGAAGATTGCCGTGCAGCGCGTCCGCACCGAATGGGGACAGGAAATTGCTGAAACGATTGTAAAGACTGATCATAAGGATTGGTGGTTTCTCGGACCCGACCCGGCATGGTGGACCCGAAAAAACGGCAAGAAGAAGTAG
- a CDS encoding Tgt2/MlaC family protein: MRIRSLTIALLFILLLATAGTAAPAISPMDQVKEGADKLIEKLSDPAMQDDANKEQALESLRATAEQYVDFRLATMYSIGKPWLKMSKQMQDDLTEAFVNLLQRTYLQRIPAYGGQKVNYVKEIIQGRKAKVFTEIIDKDKTISIEFRLRDNGQQWMIYDVVAEGVSMVSNYRTQFAQVLNDGSPEELLRLIRERITKLDSGDTTETVVAPE; this comes from the coding sequence ATGCGTATACGTTCACTCACCATAGCACTGCTGTTCATACTCCTGTTGGCAACAGCCGGAACTGCGGCACCTGCCATCTCACCGATGGATCAGGTCAAGGAAGGCGCGGACAAGCTCATCGAGAAGTTGTCTGATCCGGCCATGCAGGATGATGCCAACAAAGAGCAGGCCCTGGAATCTCTTCGCGCCACGGCCGAACAATATGTCGATTTCCGCCTTGCCACCATGTACTCCATCGGCAAGCCGTGGCTCAAGATGTCCAAGCAGATGCAGGACGACCTGACCGAGGCGTTCGTGAACCTGCTGCAACGGACCTACCTCCAGCGAATCCCGGCTTACGGCGGGCAGAAAGTCAATTACGTCAAGGAAATAATCCAGGGGCGGAAGGCCAAGGTCTTCACGGAAATCATTGACAAGGATAAAACGATCAGTATTGAATTCAGACTGCGGGACAATGGGCAGCAGTGGATGATTTACGACGTTGTTGCCGAGGGTGTGAGCATGGTGTCCAACTACCGCACCCAATTTGCGCAAGTCCTCAACGACGGCTCCCCCGAGGAGCTGCTGCGACTCATACGCGAACGAATCACTAAACTGGATAGCGGTGACACGACCGAAACAGTCGTCGCACCCGAATAG
- the dmpI gene encoding 4-oxalocrotonate tautomerase DmpI produces MPILRVETWAGLPKEKKRDLVETMTREAVRILDCPPEAVTVIIDEVPKENWGAAGELCSERFPDK; encoded by the coding sequence ATGCCAATACTTCGTGTTGAGACCTGGGCCGGTTTGCCCAAAGAAAAGAAGCGGGACCTGGTGGAGACAATGACCCGGGAGGCCGTACGCATTCTCGATTGTCCCCCGGAAGCCGTCACCGTCATCATCGACGAAGTTCCCAAGGAAAACTGGGGGGCAGCCGGAGAGCTGTGTTCCGAACGCTTTCCCGACAAATAA